One segment of Daphnia magna isolate NIES linkage group LG2, ASM2063170v1.1, whole genome shotgun sequence DNA contains the following:
- the LOC123470254 gene encoding LOW QUALITY PROTEIN: chromatin-remodeling ATPase INO80-like (The sequence of the model RefSeq protein was modified relative to this genomic sequence to represent the inferred CDS: inserted 5 bases in 4 codons): MAGTNLEQHLAKPVHIQRLERSLCLEPFLDQVQEVLRRDDDDSSDSFHDPAVKMTEDVKFLHGLPVSKSDRLTSKLRLYNFEQVGKERAWLKDVLLSDSSSNESESDGHAEEGIHELLYLHHLRKKYQAKFYSSTKNRQFMYYSAGLLSKRDIYPEHKSSILKNEESKCEIDKXEKMTPKETKLIRRKKKKTNDEEKESEMKILNVKVEPGTPGPSNLETKDILDVPLKSMVATVKKEPIDFPETADFSFESDVEESGGLFRNVIETGSGLQSPSPVPSLSPTPFSPSPQPSPKGKKKKTEXKKEKVEKKGKSKKEKGPPSVKALIAQRRKLWLLICKKEISKASKARMNNHKEELVSCKRAATGCMRVCRLRAMQSQKAMKEIVWRAKRLTREMQSYWKRYDRVEKVQRRQAEKEAEEQRKLDVELMEARRQQRKLNFLITQTELYAHFMAKKLGNADAAAQHDLILGHLDEEVNSQLAYLDDYDAEATKQRVMNNVTTAFHVHQQQTQQFDDEDVPEGLPHNEPQLRPEHAQPKIFQGSLKTYQLKGMNWIANLYDEGINGILADEMGLGKTVQSIAFLAHIAEQYGIWGPFLIISPASTLHNWQQELARFVPSFKVIPYWGSPQERKILRKFWDTHNLHTPDASFHVVVTSYQLIVTDYKYFNRIKWQYMVLDEAQAIKSASSTRWKMLLDFNCRNRLLLSGTPIQNSMAELWALLHFIMPTLFDSHEEFNEWFSKDIESHAENKTGIDEKHLSRLHMILKPFMLRRVXKDVENELSDKIEIMMYCPLTNRQRMLYQALKRKISIDDLLYSGGSSATAQNATTTLMNLVMQFRKVCNHPELFERREAKSPFFFQPAAYVLPKHLFREGLLHMTIPSRRHLLLGRFFIWIPEYTHHSLFPPGSVMDLVLIDSFVSFSRLIGHSPFDLFSLMNNGVLSSLKYGYNVLAIEENLHHNHIWKDGGKPHLFIQPLFALSSPSVKSSNILSSFVFTSAVGTGYAHLDHVLYSMPETMEHRILRGRKAKNIGAAEFSFTARPARTLKCLWTDMPNILSLPVLKVTCRGSPVTCSDRSAAYWFEELSYPRNCEGISLILQGSAEVSKTTPSIFQPSYSGGLELAKPRHGWSSVILPDKETLICDAGKLQVLDSLLRRLKNEGHRVLIYSQMTRIIDLLEEYMWHRKWTYMRLDGSSKISDRRDMVADFQTRSDIFVFLLSTRAGGLGINLTAADTVIFYDSDWNPTVDQQAMDRAHRLGQTKQVTVYRLICKGTIEERILQRAREKSKIQKIVISGGNFKPDTLKPTEVVSLLLDDEEIERKYRQRQAERKQQEIEREAERKRKYTGGAASAVPEAKRTCLGSATPTEYTPAASPTLTEHSSQSGFRFDETSNDGSLIVDDSGLVDPSGVGRFTPLIPGRQRSRPNRGTGRRGRPPGSGKRSLMMASSSGTSRESAKPTVANDIGFXSPEAANRLSDISSNNGEEMPTGQQDISAGPAVRRRPGRPRLRPVGPAHQGNRKSKTEEVMSGKKTRRGAPSGPRVMKPLPVPIGLMANKNSDGARTSLPSGTTSTPVSKARSSGCFHDSASP, encoded by the exons ATGGCTGGCACCAACTTGGAGCAACATTTGGCCAAACCAGTTCATATACAAAGACTAGAGAGAAGCCTATGCTTAGAACCTTTTCTTGACCAGGTTCAAGAAGTCTTAAGAAG AGATGATGATGATTCATCTGACAGCTTCCATGATCCTGCTGTAAAAATGACGGAAGATGTTAAATTCCTACATGGGTTACCTGTTTCAAAATCAG ATAGACTAACAAGTAAGTTGCGCTTGTACAACTTTGAACAAGTTGGAAAAGAGCGAGCTTGGTTAAAAGATGTACTCCTTAGTGATTCGAGCTCCAATGAGTCTGAATCTGATGGCCATGCTGAGGAAGGAATTCATGAATTACTCTACCTCCATCATCTAAGAAAGAAATATCaagcaaaattttattcatCAACAAAAAATCGGCAGTTTATGTACTACTCAGCCGGTCTTCTTTCAAAGAGAGACATATACCCTGAACATAAATCTTCCATATTGAAAAATGAAGAGTCAAAAtgtgaaattgata aagAGAAGATGACTCCCAAGGAGACCAAACTTattagaagaaagaaaaagaaaacaaatgatgagGAAAAAGAATCTGAAATGAAGATTCTGAATGTTAAAGTTGAGCCTGGGACTCCCGGGCCTTCAAATTTAGAAACAAAAGATATATTAGATGTTCCTCTAAAATCTATGGTTGCAACTGTAAAAAAGGAGCCTATTGATTTTCCGGAAACAGCAGATTTCAGCTTTGAATCAGACGTAGAAGAATCCGGAGGGCTGTTTCGAAATGTTATAGAAACAGGTAGCGGACTACAGTCACCCTCTCCGGTCCCATCGCTTTCCCCTACACCTTTTAGTCCATCTCCTCAACCGTCGccaaaaggaaagaaaaaaaagacaga taaaaaagagaaggtagaaaagaaaggaaagtcaaaaaaagaaaagggtccACCTTCTGTCAAAGCTCTAATTGCTCAGCGGCGAAAACTTTGGCTGCTTATTTGCAAGAAGGAAATAAGCAAG GCATCTAAAGCTCGTATGAACAACCACAAAGAAGAATTGGTATCTTGCAAGCGGGCGGCAACCGGCTGCATGCGGGTTTGTCGTCTGCGCGCAATGCAGTCACAGAAAGCTATGAAAGAAATTGTTTGGCGAGCTAAGAGGCTCACACGCGAAATGCAATCTTACTGGAAACGTTATGACCGAGTTGAAAAG GTCCAACGTCGACAAGCCGAAAAAGAGGCAGAAGAGCAGCGCAAGCTCGATGTGGAGTTGATGGAGGCCAGAAGGCAACAGCGAAAACTAAATTTCCTTATCACACAAACGGAACTCTACGCCCATTTTATGGCAAAAAAACTcg GAAACGCAGATGCAGCTGCTCAACACGATTTAATTCTCGGTCATCTTGATGAAGAAGTCAACTCACAATTAGCTTACCTTGATGATTATGACGCTGAGGCAACAAAACAGCGCGTAATGAACAATGTTACCACAGCGTTTCATGTGCATCAACAGCAAACACAACAGTTTGATGATGAAGACGTGCCGGAAGGATTACCACACAATGAACCGCAAC TACGACCAGAGCATGCGCAaccaaaaatatttcaagGGTCATTGAAGACCTACCAACTGAAGGGTATGAATTGGATTGCCAACTTGTACGACGAAGGTATCAACGGAATTCTTGCAGACGAAATGGGTTTGGGTAAAACGGTACAATCGATTGCTTTCTTGGCGCACATTGCCGAGCAATATGGAATTTGGGGTCCTTTCCTGATTATTTCACCGGCCTCGACGCTTCACAATTGGCAGCAAGAATTAGCGCGTTTCGTTCCAAGCTTTAAAGTAATTCCGTACTGGGGAAGTCCCCAAGAACGGAAAATTCTTAGAAAGTTTTGGGATACACACAACTTGCATACTCCCGACGCCAGCTTTCATGTGGTTGTAACCTCTTATCAGCTCATCGTAACAGATTATAAATACTTCAATCGAATCAAATGGCAGTATATGGTACTGGACGAAGCTCAGGCCATCAAAAGTGCCTCAAGTACCCGCTGGAAAATGCTTCTCGATTTCAATTGCCGCAATAGACTTCTTTTGTCTGGTACGCCTATTCAGAACAGCATGGCTGAGCTTTGGGCCCTTTTGCATTTCATCATGCCCACGCTGTTTGATTCGCATGAGGAGTTCAACGAGTGGTTTTCCAAAGATATAGAATCCCACGCCGAAAATAAAACAGGCATCGATGAAAAACATTTATCTCGTTTGCACATGATTCTTAAGCCGTTCATGCTTCGCCGTG AAAAAGATGTGGAAAATGAACTATCGGACAAAATCGAAATTATGATGTACTGCCCATTGACCAACAGACAACGAATGCTGTATCAAG cGCTCAAACGAAAAATTAGTATAGATGACTTACTGTATTCGGGTGGATCATCTGCAACTGCCCAGAATGCCACAACAACACTTATGAATCTCGTCATGCAGTTTAGAAAA GTATGCAACCACCCCGAATTATTTGAAAGAAGAGAGGCCAAAtctccgtttttctttcaaccTGCAGCATATGTTCTACCTAAACACCTATTCCGAGAAGGGCTGTTGCATATGACCATCCCTAGCCGGCGCCATTTGTTGTTAGGTCGTTTTTTCATCTGGATCCCAGAATATACCCATCATTCTTTGTTCCCGCCCGGATCGGTGATGGATTTAGTGTTGATTGATAGCTTCGTATCGTTTAGCCGTCTCATCGGACATTCTCCTTTCGATCTATTTTCACTTATGAACAACGGAGTGTTATCAAG TTTAAAATATGGTTACAACGTTCTCGCGATTGAAGAAAACCTCCACCACAATCACATTTGGAAAGATGGAGGAAAACCTCATTTATTCATTCAACCCCTCTTTGCCCTGTCGTCACCTTCCGTGAAATCTAGCAACATTTTGTCGTCTTTCGTCTTCACGTCAGCTGTCGGAACAGGTTATGCGCATTTAGACCATGTACTTTACAGTATGCCAGAAACAATGGAACATAGAATTCTACGCGGCCGTAAAGCTAAGAATATTGGGGCCGCTGAGTTTTCGTTTACCGCACGGCCCGCTCGGACGTTAAAATGTTTGTGGACTGACATGCCAAATATCCTGTCCCTCCCCGTCTTAAAG GTGACCTGCCGTGGCTCTCCTGTTACATGTAGCGATCGAAGCGCAGCGTATTGGTTTGAAGAATTGTCCTATCCTCGTAATTGTGAAGGGATAAGTTTGATTCTTCAGGGATCAGCTGAAGTTAGCAAAACAACCCCTTCAATTTTCCAACCGTCCTACAGTGGTGGACTTGAACTAGCTAAGCCTAGACATGGGTGGTCCAGCGTGATTCTTCCAG ACAAAGAGACTCTAATTTGTGATGCAGGCAAGCTGCAGGTGCTCGATAGTTTGCTACGACGGCTAAAAAATGAAGGCCATCGAGTCTTAATTTACTCACAGATGACTCGTATCATCGATTTATTAGaa GAATATATGTGGCATCGCAAGTGGACGTACATGCGACTAGACGGGTCTTCCAAGATATCAGATCGTCGTGATATGGTTGCCGATTTTCAGACCAG ATCCGACATTTTTGTCTTCCTTTTGAGTACCCGAGCTGGAGGTCTTGGCATAAACTTGACAGCTGCCGATACT GTTATTTTCTACGATAGCGACTGGAACCCCACCGTGGATCAACAGGCAATGGATCGCGCCCACCGCTTAGGGCAAACGAAGCAG GTGACAGTCTACCGATTAATTTGTAAAGGAACGATTGAGGAACGCATCTTACAACGAGCACGAGAAAAAAGCAAGATACAAAAGATAGTCATATCTGGCGGTAATTTTAAGCCCGACACACTGAAACCGACGGAAGTTGTTTCGCTACTTTTGGACGACgaagaaatagaaagaaaat ATCGCCAGCGGCAAGCAGAACGGAAACAACAAGAAATCGAACGTGAAGCTGAACGAAAACGAAAGTATACAGGAGGCGCGGCTTCTGCG GTGCCGGAAGCCAAACGCACCTGCCTGGGTAGCGCAACGCCAACAGAATATACTCCGGCAGCCAGCCCCACTCTCACTGAG CATTCATCTCAAAGTGGGTTTCGTTTCGATGAAACGTCCAACGACGGATCATTAATAGTTGATGATAGTGGACTAGTGGACCCATCAG GTGTTGGCCGTTTCACCCCACTAATTCCTGGACGACAGCGTTCCCGACCGAACCGAGGGACCGGGAGACGAGGACGTCCTCCAGGATCTGGAAAACGGTCTCTAATGATGGCCTCGTCGTCTGGGACAAGTCGTGAATCTGCAAAACCTACTGTGGCTAACGATATAGGTT TGA